In a single window of the Micromonospora inositola genome:
- a CDS encoding carbohydrate ABC transporter permease gives MEFDFAEEQPKFLMLMYGLIAFVAVVGGLLLLLDVVPAWFARRREAQLIAASASGAPLPRRRKQREGLFALFFLLPTLLLLTVGLVVPAIRTTLLSFMDADSSNWVGLHNYSWMFSEDSIIRVLVNTLVWVILVPLVATSFGLLYAVLVDKARLEAVAKSLIFLPMAISFVGASIIWKFVYAYRGDGQEQIGLLNQIVVGLGGEPKQWLLESPLNTILLIVIMVWIQAGFAMVVLSAAIKAIPADIVEAARLDGVSPWQMFWQITMPSIRPALIVVVVTLSIATLKVFDIVRTATNGNYDTGVIANAMYDQAFRYGQPGQGSALAVFLFVLVIPIVIYQIRNLRQQREG, from the coding sequence ATGGAGTTCGACTTCGCGGAGGAACAGCCCAAGTTCCTCATGCTGATGTACGGGCTGATCGCTTTCGTCGCGGTGGTGGGCGGCCTGCTCCTGCTCCTCGACGTGGTGCCGGCCTGGTTCGCCCGTCGTCGCGAGGCGCAGCTGATCGCCGCCTCGGCGAGCGGCGCCCCGTTGCCCCGCCGACGCAAGCAGCGGGAGGGGCTCTTCGCGCTCTTCTTCCTGCTGCCGACGCTGCTGCTGCTCACGGTCGGGCTGGTGGTGCCGGCGATCCGCACCACGCTGCTCTCCTTCATGGACGCCGACAGCAGCAACTGGGTGGGCCTGCACAACTACAGCTGGATGTTCTCCGAGGACTCGATCATCCGGGTGCTGGTGAACACCCTGGTCTGGGTCATCCTGGTCCCGCTGGTGGCCACCTCGTTCGGTCTGCTCTACGCCGTGCTGGTGGACAAGGCCCGCTTGGAGGCCGTCGCCAAGTCGCTGATCTTCCTGCCGATGGCCATCTCGTTCGTCGGCGCCAGCATCATCTGGAAGTTCGTCTACGCCTACCGCGGCGACGGCCAGGAACAGATCGGCCTGCTCAACCAGATCGTGGTCGGCCTCGGCGGCGAGCCGAAGCAGTGGCTGCTCGAATCGCCGCTGAACACCATCCTGCTCATCGTGATCATGGTCTGGATCCAGGCCGGCTTCGCCATGGTGGTGCTCTCCGCCGCCATCAAGGCCATCCCGGCGGACATCGTCGAGGCGGCCCGGCTCGACGGGGTCAGCCCGTGGCAGATGTTCTGGCAGATCACCATGCCGAGCATCCGACCGGCGCTGATCGTGGTGGTGGTGACGCTCTCGATCGCCACGCTCAAGGTCTTCGACATCGTCCGGACCGCCACCAACGGCAACTACGACACAGGTGTCATTGCCAACGCGATGTACGACCAGGCGTTCCGGTACGGCCAGCCCGGGCAGGGCTCCGCGCTGGCGGTCTTCCTCTTCGTCCTGGTGATCCCGATCGTGATCTACCAGATCCGCAACCTGCGTCAGCAACGGGAGGGCTGA
- a CDS encoding ABC transporter substrate-binding protein: MAFARSRQALAIAGVLGLALGATACGTGNDKKSGKASSPECAAYEKYQGHDGKKVTIYSSIRDIEADRLEQSWKQFEDCTGIKIDHEGSGEFEAQLGVRVDGGNAPDLAFIPQPGLLKRFVDAGKIKTVGADTKALAEQNFTPDWLKYSTVDGKLYGVPLGSNVKSYVWYSPKTFKDKGWTVPTTWDELIALSDKIAASGTKPWCAGIESGDATGWPATDWIEDLMLRTQGPEVYDQWTTHGIPFNDPKVADAVNKAGTILKNEKYVNGGFGGVKSIATTSFQEAGTPITTGKCAMHRQASFYANQWPQGTKVAEDGDVFAFYFPAVDPAKGKPVLGAGEFVSAFADRPEVQAVQTYLASGEYVNSRAKIGDWLSANNKLDINNVPNPVDKLSVQILQDPKTVFRFDGSDLMPAAVGAGTFWKGMVDWINGKDTTTVLNGIEASWK; this comes from the coding sequence ATGGCGTTTGCCAGATCACGCCAGGCTCTCGCGATCGCCGGCGTACTGGGGCTGGCGCTCGGCGCCACCGCCTGCGGCACCGGCAACGACAAGAAGAGCGGCAAGGCGAGCTCCCCGGAGTGCGCCGCATACGAGAAGTACCAGGGCCACGACGGCAAGAAGGTCACGATCTACTCGTCGATCCGGGACATCGAGGCCGACCGCCTGGAGCAGTCCTGGAAGCAGTTCGAGGACTGCACCGGCATCAAGATCGACCACGAGGGCAGCGGCGAGTTCGAGGCCCAGCTGGGCGTCCGGGTCGACGGCGGCAACGCCCCCGACCTGGCCTTCATCCCGCAGCCGGGTCTGCTCAAGCGGTTCGTCGACGCGGGCAAGATCAAGACGGTCGGCGCTGACACCAAGGCGCTGGCCGAGCAGAACTTCACCCCCGACTGGCTGAAGTACAGCACCGTGGACGGCAAGCTCTACGGCGTTCCGCTCGGCTCCAACGTGAAGTCCTACGTGTGGTACTCGCCGAAGACCTTCAAGGACAAGGGCTGGACCGTCCCGACCACCTGGGACGAGCTCATCGCGCTGAGCGACAAGATCGCGGCGAGCGGCACCAAGCCGTGGTGCGCGGGCATCGAGTCCGGTGACGCCACCGGCTGGCCGGCCACCGACTGGATCGAGGACCTGATGCTGCGGACGCAGGGTCCCGAGGTCTACGACCAGTGGACCACCCACGGCATCCCGTTCAACGACCCGAAGGTCGCCGACGCGGTCAACAAGGCCGGCACCATCCTCAAGAACGAGAAGTACGTCAACGGCGGCTTCGGCGGCGTGAAGAGCATCGCCACCACCTCCTTCCAGGAGGCCGGCACGCCGATCACCACCGGCAAGTGCGCCATGCACCGCCAGGCGTCCTTCTACGCCAACCAGTGGCCGCAGGGCACCAAGGTGGCCGAGGACGGCGACGTCTTCGCGTTCTACTTCCCGGCCGTCGACCCGGCCAAGGGCAAGCCGGTGCTGGGTGCCGGCGAGTTCGTCTCGGCGTTCGCCGACCGTCCCGAGGTCCAGGCGGTGCAGACCTACCTGGCCTCCGGCGAGTACGTCAACAGCCGCGCCAAGATCGGCGACTGGCTGTCGGCGAACAACAAGCTCGACATCAACAACGTGCCGAACCCGGTGGACAAGCTCTCCGTCCAGATCCTGCAGGACCCGAAGACCGTCTTCCGCTTCGACGGCTCGGACCTGATGCCGGCCGCGGTCGGCGCGGGCACCTTCTGGAAGGGCATGGTCGACTGGATCAACGGCAAGGACACCACGACGGTGCTCAACGGCATCGAGGCCAGCTGGAAGTGA
- a CDS encoding M23 family metallopeptidase encodes MRRRWFSLAAASLLVAMTLVPAAPAMAAPTFKVPFPCGQSWSGQTRSDHSPAYAIDFNRTDDLGDPVVASAPGTVDRVTDLGGTSYGKYLRIDHGGGYTTYYAHLNGFNVSVGQTVGYGKVIGWVGSTGGSTGPHLHYEQRVNGNDIQARFNGALALYWGTRTYTSDNNCSSGTGSGTVNTAGAGLTVRSGPGTGYSAVGSVADGATVTIYCQTSGTTVTGTYGTSSIWDRIGTGRFIADAYVYTGHDGYIPNVPRC; translated from the coding sequence ATGCGCAGACGGTGGTTCAGCCTCGCCGCGGCCAGCCTGCTGGTGGCGATGACCCTGGTACCCGCGGCCCCGGCGATGGCCGCGCCGACCTTCAAGGTGCCCTTCCCGTGCGGCCAGTCGTGGTCCGGGCAGACCCGCTCCGACCACAGCCCGGCCTACGCGATCGACTTCAACCGCACGGACGACCTGGGCGACCCGGTGGTGGCCAGCGCCCCGGGCACGGTCGACCGGGTGACCGACCTCGGCGGCACCAGCTACGGCAAGTACCTCCGGATCGACCACGGCGGCGGATACACCACCTACTACGCCCACCTCAACGGCTTCAACGTCTCCGTCGGCCAGACCGTCGGCTATGGCAAGGTGATCGGCTGGGTGGGCAGCACCGGCGGCTCCACCGGCCCGCACCTGCACTACGAGCAGCGGGTCAACGGCAACGACATCCAGGCCCGGTTCAACGGCGCGCTCGCGCTCTACTGGGGGACCAGGACCTACACCAGCGACAACAACTGCTCCTCGGGCACCGGATCCGGCACGGTGAACACCGCCGGCGCGGGCCTGACCGTCCGCTCCGGGCCGGGCACCGGCTACAGCGCGGTCGGCTCGGTCGCCGACGGCGCCACGGTGACGATCTACTGCCAGACCTCCGGCACCACGGTCACCGGCACGTACGGCACCAGTTCGATCTGGGACCGGATCGGCACCGGCCGCTTCATCGCCGACGCGTATGTGTACACCGGCCACGACGGCTACATACCGAACGTCCCCCGCTGCTGA
- a CDS encoding GPGG-motif small membrane protein, with the protein MELILWIIAVVLVVAGILALFRRQILWGIVLIVVGLLVGPGGVSIFS; encoded by the coding sequence ATGGAGCTGATTCTCTGGATTATCGCAGTCGTACTCGTGGTCGCCGGCATCCTTGCGCTGTTCCGCCGGCAGATCCTGTGGGGCATCGTCCTCATCGTGGTCGGTCTTCTGGTCGGCCCGGGTGGCGTCAGCATCTTCAGTTAG
- a CDS encoding nucleotidyltransferase codes for MAERGDETLVHTLKKVAAVLKQSEIPFALGGSFAVYAHGGHSSDHDVDFLLREQDVDLALEALVAAGFTAERPPEDWLVKVYDEGRMVDLIHRPIETPVTEETFADTIVRPVDAIHMPVLSASQLMVHKLLSFSQHYCDFARALPLARSLREQIDWERVRKDTQHSPYAEAFLVLLDRLDVLPSGTPGGRETP; via the coding sequence ATGGCCGAGCGCGGGGACGAGACCCTGGTCCACACGCTGAAGAAGGTCGCCGCCGTGCTCAAGCAGTCCGAGATCCCGTTCGCCCTCGGGGGCAGCTTCGCCGTGTACGCCCACGGCGGCCACTCCAGCGACCACGACGTCGACTTCCTGCTCCGCGAGCAGGACGTGGACCTGGCCCTGGAGGCCCTGGTCGCGGCCGGCTTCACCGCCGAGCGCCCGCCCGAGGACTGGCTGGTCAAGGTCTACGACGAGGGGCGGATGGTGGACCTGATCCACCGGCCGATCGAGACCCCGGTGACCGAGGAGACGTTCGCCGACACGATCGTGCGGCCGGTCGACGCGATCCACATGCCGGTGCTCTCCGCCAGCCAGCTCATGGTGCACAAGCTGCTCAGCTTCTCGCAGCACTACTGCGACTTCGCCCGGGCCCTGCCGCTCGCCCGTTCACTGCGGGAACAGATCGACTGGGAACGGGTACGGAAGGACACGCAGCACTCGCCGTACGCGGAGGCGTTCCTGGTGCTGCTCGACCGGCTGGACGTACTGCCCAGTGGTACACCCGGAGGAAGGGAGACACCGTGA
- a CDS encoding dTMP kinase, which yields MARSLRARRGGARLHTVALIGIDGSGKTTQAHRLAEALSAAGHPATYHRNAGGRRWLGRLAHRLGRPDAQRLVGRNGMLAVESALRWLAIALALLSCLVTGRTAVMDRYSACQYASIRAHGGQRWERLTRAGYRLFPAPRVTFLLTVDPAEAYRRIERRGTDHENMRWLTAAATAYRTLPEYPSFVVVDAGGSPDEVSRQIRAHLTEWLPANPSPGTGPAPPAGPAAVRSRPAR from the coding sequence GTGGCCAGATCACTGCGGGCGCGGCGCGGCGGGGCCCGACTGCACACCGTCGCACTGATCGGCATCGATGGATCGGGCAAGACCACCCAGGCCCACCGGCTCGCCGAGGCGCTCAGCGCGGCCGGTCACCCGGCCACCTACCATCGCAACGCCGGCGGCCGGCGGTGGCTCGGCCGGCTCGCCCACCGGCTCGGGCGCCCGGACGCCCAGCGGCTCGTCGGGCGGAACGGAATGCTCGCGGTCGAGTCCGCCCTCCGCTGGCTCGCCATCGCCCTCGCCCTGCTGAGCTGCCTGGTCACCGGCCGGACCGCGGTGATGGACCGCTATTCCGCCTGCCAGTACGCCAGCATCCGGGCGCACGGCGGGCAGCGGTGGGAACGGCTGACCCGGGCCGGCTACCGGCTCTTCCCGGCCCCGCGCGTGACCTTCCTGCTGACCGTGGACCCGGCCGAGGCGTACCGGCGGATCGAGCGGCGCGGCACCGACCACGAGAACATGCGCTGGCTGACCGCCGCCGCCACCGCGTACCGGACGTTGCCCGAGTACCCGAGCTTCGTGGTGGTCGACGCGGGCGGTTCCCCGGACGAGGTCTCCCGCCAGATCCGGGCCCACCTCACCGAGTGGCTGCCGGCGAATCCGTCGCCCGGCACCGGCCCGGCACCGCCCGCCGGCCCGGCGGCGGTGCGGAGCCGGCCGGCCCGGTGA
- a CDS encoding SDR family NAD(P)-dependent oxidoreductase: protein MAERSVLVTGGTGGLGGAVTAAFLRAGWRVVVPGREGAATDPAGSGPVRLTADLLEPAGAARAVELATADPAAPLRAVVNLVGGYASGGLVHETPVEEFDRMLRINLRPTYLVTQAALPHLVAAGGGAVVCVSARAAVAPFPGAAGYATAKAAVLAFANAVAVEYRPRGVRCNTVLPSVIDTPANRAAQPDADHRRWVSPAEIAAVIRFLASDESASTSGASIPVYGRA, encoded by the coding sequence ATGGCGGAGCGCAGTGTGCTGGTCACCGGAGGCACGGGCGGGCTGGGCGGGGCGGTCACCGCCGCCTTCCTTCGGGCCGGCTGGCGGGTGGTCGTACCGGGGCGGGAGGGCGCGGCGACGGACCCGGCGGGGTCCGGGCCGGTCCGGCTCACCGCGGACCTGCTCGAACCCGCCGGGGCCGCCCGGGCCGTCGAGTTGGCCACGGCCGACCCGGCCGCGCCGCTGCGCGCGGTGGTCAATCTCGTCGGCGGGTACGCCAGCGGCGGACTGGTGCACGAGACCCCGGTCGAGGAGTTCGACCGGATGCTCCGGATCAACCTGCGCCCGACGTACCTGGTCACCCAGGCGGCGCTGCCGCACCTCGTCGCGGCCGGCGGCGGCGCGGTGGTCTGCGTCTCGGCCCGGGCGGCGGTGGCGCCGTTCCCCGGCGCCGCGGGCTACGCCACCGCCAAGGCCGCCGTGCTCGCCTTCGCCAACGCGGTGGCGGTGGAGTACCGGCCGCGCGGGGTCCGGTGCAACACGGTGCTGCCCAGCGTGATCGACACACCGGCGAACCGCGCCGCCCAGCCGGACGCCGACCACCGGCGCTGGGTCTCCCCCGCGGAGATCGCCGCGGTGATCCGCTTCCTGGCCTCCGACGAGTCGGCGTCGACCAGCGGCGCCAGCATCCCGGTCTACGGCCGGGCCTGA
- a CDS encoding MurR/RpiR family transcriptional regulator, which translates to MAKSPKISASHEPGGLIVHISGLLPSLSPAEQRVARLVVADPAAAARRTITDLATTAETSEATVIRFCRSVGMDGYPQLRIRLAAEAARRIEPPDARVVGGDIPPGADLAQIIATIAFNDARAVEETAEQLDPAVCEQVVEAIGGAGRIDVYGAGASGFVASDFQQKLHRIGRTAFYFPDVHTALTSAALLGRGDVAVGISHTGTTSDVIEVLEQARARGASTVALTNFPRSPITEVADFVLTTAARETTYRSGAMASRLAQLTVVDCLFVGVAARNRAKAKKALEVTAEAVQSHRVGSTRRRG; encoded by the coding sequence GTGGCGAAGAGTCCGAAGATTTCTGCGAGTCACGAGCCAGGTGGACTGATCGTCCACATCAGTGGCCTGCTCCCGTCGCTGTCCCCGGCCGAACAGCGGGTCGCCCGGCTGGTCGTCGCCGATCCGGCGGCCGCCGCCCGGCGCACCATCACCGACCTCGCCACGACCGCCGAGACCTCCGAGGCGACCGTCATCCGGTTCTGCCGGTCGGTGGGCATGGACGGCTACCCGCAGCTGCGGATCCGGCTCGCCGCCGAGGCGGCTCGCCGGATCGAGCCGCCGGACGCCCGGGTGGTCGGCGGCGACATCCCGCCCGGCGCCGACCTCGCGCAGATCATCGCGACGATCGCGTTCAACGACGCGCGGGCCGTCGAGGAGACCGCCGAGCAGCTCGATCCGGCCGTCTGCGAGCAGGTCGTCGAGGCGATCGGCGGAGCCGGCCGGATCGACGTGTACGGTGCCGGCGCCAGCGGCTTCGTCGCCTCCGACTTCCAGCAGAAGCTGCACCGCATCGGCCGGACCGCCTTCTACTTCCCGGACGTGCACACCGCGCTCACCTCGGCCGCCCTGCTCGGCCGGGGCGACGTCGCGGTCGGCATCTCGCACACCGGCACCACCTCCGACGTGATCGAGGTGCTGGAGCAGGCGCGGGCGCGGGGCGCCAGCACGGTGGCCCTGACCAACTTCCCCCGGTCGCCGATCACCGAGGTGGCCGACTTCGTGCTCACCACCGCCGCCCGGGAGACCACCTACCGATCGGGCGCGATGGCCAGCCGGCTGGCCCAGCTCACCGTGGTCGACTGCCTCTTCGTCGGGGTGGCCGCGCGCAACCGGGCCAAGGCGAAGAAGGCCCTGGAGGTGACCGCCGAGGCGGTCCAGTCGCACCGGGTGGGCTCGACGCGGAGGCGCGGATGA
- the murQ gene encoding N-acetylmuramic acid 6-phosphate etherase: MTAGRVERDELSAVRPVVRVGAPTERRNPHSVDLDLMSTRDVLTVINDADRRVPAAVAGVLDEIAETVDLAVSALRGGHRVHYFGAGTSGRLGVLDAAELAPTFNSPRHWFCSHLAGGPEAMWRAVEDAEDDDRAGAAEAAECVRPGDLVVGLAASGRTPYVLGALATSRAQGAATVLLCANPEAEAASSVDVFIGVDTGPEVVTGSTRMKAGTAQKLVLNTFSTAVMVRLGRVYSNLMIDMVATNAKLRGRMISILMEATGCAEEVCRRALHEADGDLKTALVSLVSGAEVSAARAALARSADHVRDALDLLAS, from the coding sequence ATGACGGCCGGGCGGGTGGAGCGCGACGAGTTGTCCGCGGTCCGGCCGGTGGTGCGCGTCGGCGCGCCGACCGAGCGACGCAACCCGCACAGCGTCGATCTCGACCTGATGTCGACGCGGGACGTGCTCACCGTCATCAACGACGCGGACCGGCGGGTCCCGGCCGCGGTGGCCGGCGTCCTCGACGAGATCGCGGAGACCGTCGACCTGGCGGTCTCGGCGCTGCGGGGCGGGCACCGGGTGCACTACTTCGGCGCCGGCACCTCGGGACGGCTGGGCGTCCTGGACGCGGCCGAGCTGGCCCCCACCTTCAACTCGCCGCGGCACTGGTTCTGCTCCCACCTGGCCGGCGGCCCCGAGGCGATGTGGCGCGCCGTCGAGGACGCCGAGGACGACGACCGGGCCGGCGCGGCCGAGGCCGCCGAGTGCGTACGCCCCGGCGACCTGGTGGTCGGACTGGCCGCCAGCGGGCGCACCCCGTACGTCCTCGGGGCGCTTGCCACGTCCCGGGCCCAGGGGGCCGCGACCGTGCTGCTCTGCGCCAATCCGGAGGCCGAGGCTGCCTCGTCGGTGGACGTGTTCATCGGCGTGGACACCGGACCGGAGGTCGTCACCGGGTCGACCCGGATGAAGGCGGGCACCGCGCAGAAGTTGGTGCTCAACACGTTCTCCACCGCCGTGATGGTGCGACTCGGTCGGGTCTACTCCAACCTGATGATCGACATGGTGGCCACCAACGCGAAGCTGCGCGGCCGGATGATCTCGATCCTGATGGAGGCCACCGGCTGCGCCGAGGAGGTCTGTCGGCGGGCGCTGCACGAGGCCGACGGCGACCTGAAGACCGCCCTCGTCTCCCTCGTCTCCGGCGCCGAGGTCTCCGCCGCCCGGGCCGCCCTGGCCCGCTCCGCCGACCACGTGCGCGACGCGCTGGACCTGCTCGCCTCCTGA
- a CDS encoding sigma-70 family RNA polymerase sigma factor has translation MARNRATGASEGTVGTVDKKIGMRTDEVAEERDLVGVYLHEISRTPLLDAAREVDLSKAIEAGLYAEHLLGEDRVPAGVDREDLERLVVEGERAKDLFIRANLRLVVSIARRYVRSGMPMLDLIQEGNTGLVRAVEKFDYERGYKFSTYATWWIRQAISRAIAQQERTVRLPVHLVEDVNRMRNVARQLTRELGGDPEPEQIAAALGVTVERVNELVRWSQDTVSLDTPVGDDGDTSLGDLVADSDAPSPEDIVLTGLERQRIEGLLNHLDDRSAGIMRARYGLEDGREHSLTEVASRFSLSRERIRQLEIQALGRLRELARAEGLQAA, from the coding sequence ATGGCAAGGAACCGGGCAACCGGCGCGAGCGAGGGGACCGTGGGCACCGTGGACAAGAAAATCGGCATGCGAACCGACGAGGTTGCCGAGGAGCGCGACCTGGTCGGCGTCTACCTGCACGAGATCTCCCGTACGCCGCTGCTGGACGCCGCCAGGGAGGTCGACCTCTCGAAGGCGATCGAGGCCGGCCTCTACGCCGAGCACCTGCTCGGGGAGGACCGCGTACCGGCCGGCGTCGACCGGGAGGACCTGGAGCGGCTGGTCGTCGAGGGTGAGCGGGCGAAGGACCTCTTCATCCGCGCGAACCTGCGACTGGTCGTGTCGATCGCCCGACGCTACGTGCGGTCCGGGATGCCCATGCTGGACCTGATCCAGGAGGGCAACACCGGTCTGGTCCGGGCGGTCGAGAAGTTCGACTACGAGCGGGGCTACAAGTTCTCCACCTACGCCACCTGGTGGATCCGCCAGGCGATCAGCCGGGCGATCGCCCAGCAGGAGCGCACGGTGCGGCTGCCCGTGCACCTGGTGGAGGACGTCAACCGGATGCGCAACGTGGCCCGTCAGCTCACCCGTGAGCTGGGCGGCGACCCGGAGCCGGAGCAGATCGCGGCGGCCCTCGGGGTCACCGTCGAGCGGGTCAACGAGCTGGTCCGCTGGTCGCAGGACACCGTCTCGCTGGACACCCCGGTGGGCGACGACGGGGACACCAGCCTCGGCGACCTGGTCGCCGACAGCGACGCCCCGTCGCCGGAGGACATCGTCCTCACCGGGCTGGAGCGGCAGCGGATCGAGGGTCTGCTCAACCACCTCGACGACCGCTCGGCCGGCATCATGCGGGCCCGCTACGGCCTGGAGGACGGCCGGGAGCACTCGCTGACCGAGGTGGCGTCGCGCTTCTCGCTCTCCCGGGAGCGGATCCGCCAGCTGGAGATCCAGGCCCTCGGCCGGCTCCGCGAGCTGGCCCGGGCCGAGGGGCTGCAGGCGGCCTGA
- a CDS encoding C40 family peptidase translates to MSSLRILLRSLAVAGLSAALIAPASVARAEPTPAELTKQIEKSSTELERIVESYNKLNEEIKANKATAATLQAKIGPMQAQTERSRADVGQIAVTAYKTGGLRTVEAMLEEGGPSTLTDRLGTLGQLTRQRQATIAGFTANQRKLIDEKTRLDATLAREAAQARQLAAGKKKIQADLSRLYELRRQAYGRATEAPARASSAGSAPAISGSAGVAVRYAYGAIGKPYVWGADGPDGYDCSGLTLAAWRAAGKSLPHNAAMQWDATSRVSRGSLQPGDLVFYSGLGHVAFYVGGGQVIDAPSAGRNVSKRGMDMMSIAGYGRVR, encoded by the coding sequence TTGTCGTCCTTACGGATCCTGCTGCGCTCGCTGGCGGTCGCCGGCCTATCGGCCGCGCTCATCGCCCCGGCGTCGGTGGCTCGGGCCGAGCCCACCCCCGCCGAGCTGACGAAGCAGATCGAGAAGTCCTCGACTGAGCTGGAGCGAATCGTCGAGTCCTACAACAAGCTCAACGAGGAGATCAAGGCCAACAAGGCCACCGCGGCCACGTTGCAGGCCAAGATCGGCCCGATGCAGGCGCAGACCGAGCGGAGCCGCGCGGACGTCGGCCAGATCGCTGTCACCGCGTACAAGACCGGTGGACTGCGGACCGTCGAGGCCATGCTGGAGGAGGGCGGTCCCAGCACCCTGACCGACCGGCTGGGCACCCTCGGCCAGTTGACCCGGCAGCGTCAGGCGACCATCGCCGGCTTCACCGCCAACCAGCGCAAGCTGATCGACGAGAAGACCCGGCTGGACGCCACGCTGGCCCGCGAGGCCGCCCAGGCGAGGCAGCTCGCCGCCGGCAAGAAGAAGATCCAGGCCGACCTGAGCCGCCTCTACGAGCTGCGCCGACAGGCGTACGGCCGGGCCACCGAGGCACCGGCCAGGGCCAGCTCCGCCGGCAGCGCCCCGGCAATCTCCGGCTCGGCCGGGGTGGCGGTCCGGTACGCGTACGGCGCGATCGGCAAGCCGTACGTCTGGGGTGCCGACGGCCCCGACGGGTACGACTGCTCGGGCCTGACGTTGGCTGCCTGGCGGGCGGCCGGCAAGTCGCTGCCGCACAACGCGGCGATGCAGTGGGACGCCACGTCGCGCGTCAGCCGCGGCTCATTGCAACCGGGTGACCTGGTCTTCTACTCCGGCCTGGGGCACGTCGCGTTCTACGTGGGCGGTGGTCAGGTGATCGACGCGCCCAGCGCGGGCCGCAACGTCAGCAAGCGGGGCATGGACATGATGTCCATCGCCGGCTACGGCCGGGTGCGCTGA
- a CDS encoding DUF6232 family protein, with amino-acid sequence MTGASPTLLYARPGIVVTGERFTVGRNSWPVTELTQLRTSRGPHDRLAVRAVIVTAAMIGGVGVLLGFTGGLQRLTAGAYLTLGTVGLLPLALVLLGDRWRPPAYELWGRHRGTEVLLFSSDDERQFGQVTRALQRAREGARHGGWGEPLAAADPWRPNR; translated from the coding sequence GTGACCGGCGCGAGCCCGACCCTGCTCTACGCGCGACCCGGCATCGTCGTCACCGGCGAGCGCTTCACCGTCGGCCGGAACAGCTGGCCGGTCACCGAACTGACCCAGCTCCGGACCAGCCGCGGCCCACACGACCGGCTCGCCGTCCGCGCCGTCATCGTCACCGCGGCCATGATCGGCGGCGTCGGGGTGCTGCTCGGCTTCACCGGCGGGCTGCAGCGGCTCACCGCCGGGGCGTACCTCACGTTGGGGACGGTCGGCCTGCTGCCCCTGGCTCTGGTGCTGCTCGGCGACCGCTGGCGGCCGCCCGCGTACGAGCTGTGGGGCCGGCACCGCGGCACCGAGGTGCTCCTCTTCAGCAGCGACGACGAGCGGCAGTTCGGCCAGGTGACCCGGGCGCTGCAGCGGGCCCGCGAGGGCGCCCGCCACGGCGGGTGGGGGGAGCCGCTTGCCGCCGCCGACCCGTGGCGGCCGAACCGCTGA
- a CDS encoding DUF3817 domain-containing protein yields MGGALTRYRVIAWIVGVALVVLVLVGMPLKYGFDNPTVVAVVGTAHGWLYMLYLAATFDLSRRVDWPLKRMLLVMLAGTVPFVSFYAERRVSRWLTAERPRTPEPVAG; encoded by the coding sequence GTGGGCGGAGCCCTTACCCGGTACCGCGTGATCGCCTGGATCGTGGGCGTGGCGCTGGTGGTGCTGGTCCTGGTCGGCATGCCGCTGAAGTACGGCTTCGACAACCCGACCGTGGTGGCGGTGGTCGGCACCGCGCACGGCTGGCTTTACATGCTCTACCTGGCCGCCACGTTCGACCTGTCCCGCCGGGTCGACTGGCCGCTGAAGCGGATGCTGCTGGTGATGCTCGCCGGCACGGTGCCGTTCGTGTCGTTCTACGCGGAGCGCCGGGTCAGCCGCTGGCTGACCGCCGAGCGACCCCGGACGCCGGAGCCGGTCGCCGGCTGA
- a CDS encoding DUF6158 family protein, translating into MTESVRRTGDASPEQRMPEWDGDHVRDAATADVDGELLGVDPSELGDEDLIREMQSLHRTRLDTLRHAADSALANHLRRTAELETEYLARHPGREVDPSRLREV; encoded by the coding sequence ATGACCGAATCAGTACGCCGGACCGGTGACGCCAGCCCGGAGCAGCGGATGCCGGAGTGGGACGGCGACCACGTGCGGGACGCCGCGACGGCGGACGTCGACGGCGAGCTGCTCGGGGTGGACCCCTCCGAGCTGGGCGACGAGGACCTGATCCGGGAGATGCAGAGCCTGCACCGGACCCGGCTGGACACCCTGCGGCACGCGGCCGACTCCGCGCTCGCCAACCACCTGCGCCGCACGGCGGAGCTGGAGACCGAGTACCTCGCCCGGCACCCGGGCCGCGAGGTCGACCCGAGCCGGCTGCGGGAGGTCTGA